The following coding sequences lie in one Notolabrus celidotus isolate fNotCel1 chromosome 6, fNotCel1.pri, whole genome shotgun sequence genomic window:
- the tesmin gene encoding spexin prohormone 2 isoform X1: MNSPGTELNSSQREREQPETDNSPSKERDGHFQPDPVGTPVWGGLPSAVCLPTAAVCLPAAAPFPQQQGVHTVMMDPLSFGFHGPCQYFQCQTNSDYLQPSCYHLLPGPAPGPSDSSHVSSVSAPWFSYDPVLYSKMMPGDILSPVAGLFVPQAGDHQQFLREMTEFAPHYTQPMLCNIGEAGQEVLVNPCETGPVFHTLKPAPINREDRLTQGGSEDQLTNNLNMFGTDHLPPPYEQPSCPLYEYQYQAPSVQPEDPPQRALGARRPCHCTRSQCLKLYCECFANGLMCMNCECSNCFNNVEHVGIRQKAMELRSGRNPGVFKTKIVRGRSGHVKGWHNKGCTCKRSGCLKNYCECYEANVLCTSSCKCDGCRNFDDGTEMGTSKKTIGDNDSCPKSVITLGVVKAVCGCLLAQAKEVEAETQSSVAAEQKVLEEFGECLTQIVKAMFK; the protein is encoded by the exons ATGAACAGTCCAGGGACAGAGCTGAACTCATCTCAGAGGGAACGGGAACAACCTGAAACTGATAACTCTCCATCCAAAGAGAGAGATGGTCATTTCCAGCCGGACCCTGTAGGGACCCCTGTGTGGGGAGGGCTCCCTTCAGCTGTCTGCCTACCTACAGCAGCTGTCTGcctacctgcagcagctccCTTTCCTCAGCAACAGGGTGTCCACACAGTTATGATGGATCCTCTCAGCTTCGg GTTCCACGGTCCATGTCAGTACTTTCAGTGCCAGACTAACTCAGACTACCTGCAGCCCAGCTGCTACCATCTCCTCCCTGG ACCTGCTCCTGGTCCATCAGACAGCAGCCATGTCAGCTCAGTTTCTGCTCCGTGGTTTTCTTATGATCCTGTTCTCTATAGCAAAATGATGCCA GGGGACATTCTTTCCCCTGTTGCCGGTCTCTTTGTACCACAGGCAGGGGACCATCAGCAGTTTTTGAGGGAAATGACTGAGTTTGCACCCCACTACACACAGCCA ATGCTCTGTAACATAGGTGAAGCTGGACAAGAGGTGCTGGTTAACCCCTGTGAGACAGGACCCGTGTTCCACACCCTCAAACCTGCACCAATTAACAGAGAGGACAGATTAACTCAGGGTGGAAGTGAGGACCAGTTAACAAACA ATTTGAACATGTTTGGGACTGATCACCTG CCTCCCCCGTATGAGCAGCCATCTTGTCCCCTGTATGAGTACCAGTATCAGGCCCCCAGCGTGCAGCCTGAGGACCCTCCACAACG AGCTCTTGGAGCCCGGAGACCCTGTCACTGCACCAGATCTCAGTGCCTCAAACT CTACTGTGAGTGTTTTGCCAACGGACTGATGTGCATGAACTGTGAATGTTCCAACTGCTTCAACAACGTAGAGCATGTGGGGATACGTCAGAAGGCTATGGAG TTACGCTCAGGTCGAAACCCAGGCGTCTTCAAGACAAAGATTGTTCGAGGGAGGTCAGGACATGTCAAAGGTTGGCACAACAAAGGCTGCACCTGTAAACGCTCGGGCTGCCTGAAGAACTACTGCGAGTGTTACgag GCCAACGTCTTGTGTACCTCCAGCTGTAAGTGTGATGGCTGTAGAAACTTCGACGACGGGACAGAAATGGGGACCAGTAAGAAGACCATCGGGGACAATGACAG ctgTCCTAAGTCGGTGATAACTCTGGGCGTGGTGAAGGCGGTGTGTGGATGTCTGCTGGCTCAGGCTAAGGAGGTGGAGGCAGAGACTCAGAGCTCTGTGGCAGCTGAGCAGAAGGTCCTGGAGGAGTTTGGAGAGTGTCTCACACAGATTGTCAAGGCCATGTTCAAGTAA
- the tesmin gene encoding spexin prohormone 2 isoform X2 produces the protein MNSPGTELNSSQREREQPETDNSPSKERDGHFQPDPVGTPVWGGLPSAVCLPTAAVCLPAAAPFPQQQGVHTVMMDPLSFGFHGPCQYFQCQTNSDYLQPSCYHLLPGPAPGPSDSSHVSSVSAPWFSYDPVLYSKMMPAGDHQQFLREMTEFAPHYTQPMLCNIGEAGQEVLVNPCETGPVFHTLKPAPINREDRLTQGGSEDQLTNNLNMFGTDHLPPPYEQPSCPLYEYQYQAPSVQPEDPPQRALGARRPCHCTRSQCLKLYCECFANGLMCMNCECSNCFNNVEHVGIRQKAMELRSGRNPGVFKTKIVRGRSGHVKGWHNKGCTCKRSGCLKNYCECYEANVLCTSSCKCDGCRNFDDGTEMGTSKKTIGDNDSCPKSVITLGVVKAVCGCLLAQAKEVEAETQSSVAAEQKVLEEFGECLTQIVKAMFK, from the exons ATGAACAGTCCAGGGACAGAGCTGAACTCATCTCAGAGGGAACGGGAACAACCTGAAACTGATAACTCTCCATCCAAAGAGAGAGATGGTCATTTCCAGCCGGACCCTGTAGGGACCCCTGTGTGGGGAGGGCTCCCTTCAGCTGTCTGCCTACCTACAGCAGCTGTCTGcctacctgcagcagctccCTTTCCTCAGCAACAGGGTGTCCACACAGTTATGATGGATCCTCTCAGCTTCGg GTTCCACGGTCCATGTCAGTACTTTCAGTGCCAGACTAACTCAGACTACCTGCAGCCCAGCTGCTACCATCTCCTCCCTGG ACCTGCTCCTGGTCCATCAGACAGCAGCCATGTCAGCTCAGTTTCTGCTCCGTGGTTTTCTTATGATCCTGTTCTCTATAGCAAAATGATGCCA GCAGGGGACCATCAGCAGTTTTTGAGGGAAATGACTGAGTTTGCACCCCACTACACACAGCCA ATGCTCTGTAACATAGGTGAAGCTGGACAAGAGGTGCTGGTTAACCCCTGTGAGACAGGACCCGTGTTCCACACCCTCAAACCTGCACCAATTAACAGAGAGGACAGATTAACTCAGGGTGGAAGTGAGGACCAGTTAACAAACA ATTTGAACATGTTTGGGACTGATCACCTG CCTCCCCCGTATGAGCAGCCATCTTGTCCCCTGTATGAGTACCAGTATCAGGCCCCCAGCGTGCAGCCTGAGGACCCTCCACAACG AGCTCTTGGAGCCCGGAGACCCTGTCACTGCACCAGATCTCAGTGCCTCAAACT CTACTGTGAGTGTTTTGCCAACGGACTGATGTGCATGAACTGTGAATGTTCCAACTGCTTCAACAACGTAGAGCATGTGGGGATACGTCAGAAGGCTATGGAG TTACGCTCAGGTCGAAACCCAGGCGTCTTCAAGACAAAGATTGTTCGAGGGAGGTCAGGACATGTCAAAGGTTGGCACAACAAAGGCTGCACCTGTAAACGCTCGGGCTGCCTGAAGAACTACTGCGAGTGTTACgag GCCAACGTCTTGTGTACCTCCAGCTGTAAGTGTGATGGCTGTAGAAACTTCGACGACGGGACAGAAATGGGGACCAGTAAGAAGACCATCGGGGACAATGACAG ctgTCCTAAGTCGGTGATAACTCTGGGCGTGGTGAAGGCGGTGTGTGGATGTCTGCTGGCTCAGGCTAAGGAGGTGGAGGCAGAGACTCAGAGCTCTGTGGCAGCTGAGCAGAAGGTCCTGGAGGAGTTTGGAGAGTGTCTCACACAGATTGTCAAGGCCATGTTCAAGTAA